The following is a genomic window from Rhodomicrobium lacus.
GGGGCGGTCGAGGCGCCGGTCCATACGCCGATCTTGTAATCGAAGCCATCCGCATGGAGCGCGTTGATGCGTTCGGCGAGGGCCTGTGGCACTGCTTTCGGGTAGCCGGAGCCGGTAAACCCGCTCATGCCTACGTTCGATCCTGCCGGAATAAGAGCCGCGGCTTCGGTCGCAGACATAATCTTGCTCCGAAGCGCACGGTTGAGCACGCGCGATCCTGTCACGGCCACACCTTCTTTTGCTGTTCTTTCGCGATTTTATAGGCCGGGCGTCGAATGGCGCGGGGCCAGCGCCGAAACGCTAGGCTTAGCCAAAAGTCGGATCAACTATACTTCTGGAGAATTCGCGTTTTTGGGATGCAGCCATGCAGAAATGCGCTGAGCAATATAATGCGCGCGACACGAAAAAGGGCGCAAGATAAAATCTTGCGCCCCAAGGACAAGTCGACATTTATTGCGGAAGTTACTGTTCGATGGCTTCCTCGCCCTCGAACAGGGTCTCCGCCGCGATGGCTGCCTGCTCGGCAGCGTAGTCTGCGGCATATTCGTCGCGCTCGTGCAGCACATCCTCGCCCTTCGCCTGACGGAGGGCTTCTTCTTCCGTGCGCGCCACGTTGACGGAGACCTTCACCGACACTTCCGGGTGGAGGCTTACGCGCACTTCATGGATGCCGAGCGTCTTGATCGGGTGATCGAGAAGCACCTGACCACGATCGACGGTGAAGCCGGCGGCCGTCACGGCGTCGGAGATATCGCGCGTCGACACCGAACCGTAAAGCTGGCCTGAATCGCCCGCTTGCCGGATCACGATGACGCGCTGACCGTCGAGCTTCTTTGCGACCGCTTCGGCTTCCTGCTTGCGTTCGAGGTTGTGAGCCTCAAGCTGCGCCCGCTCCTTTTCGAAGCGAACGAGGTTTTCCTTGGTGGCGCGGAGCGCCTTGCCCTGCGGAAGCAGGTAGTTGCGCGCGAAACCCGGGCGCACCTTCACGACGTCGCCCATCTGACCCAGGCGGCCGATGCGCTGAAGAAGAACAACTTGCATATCGCCTCGCTCCTATTTCAGCACGTAGGGCAGAAGGCCGAGGAAGCGCGCGCGCTTGATGGCCTTGGCCAGTTCGCGCTGCTTCTTCGCGGACACCGCCGTGATGCGGCTCGGCACGATCTTCCCACGCTCCGAAACGAAGCGCTGAAGAAGACGCACGTCCTTGTAATCGATGACCGGCGCGTTCTCGCCCGAGAAGGGGCAGGTCTTGCGACGGCGGTAAAAGGGGCGGCGCGCTCCGCCGCTCGTTCCTTGCATGCTCATTCTTCACCTCCCGCCGCAGCGGTTTCAGACCGAGGAGGGCGCGCGCCGAAGCGCTGACCGCCGCCTTCGCCATCGCGCGAGAAGCCGCCACGATCGCCGCCGTCACGGAACCCGCCGCCGCCGAAGTCGCGACGCGGGCCGCGCGGGCCACGGTCGCCGCCACGGTCGCGGTCGCCGCGTTCACGGTCGCGCTCGTCCTGCTTGCGCATCTGGATGGACGGCTTTTCGTCGAGTTCCTCGACACGCACCGTAAGGAAGCGGAGAATGTCGGTGGAGATGCCCATCTGGCGTTCCATTTCGAGCACCGCCTGATGGGGCGCGTCGATATTGAAGAACGCATAATGCGCGCGACGATTCTTCTTGATCTTGTAGGCGGTCGATTTCAGACCCCAATATTCGGTCTTCGACACCTTGCCGCCGTTCTCTTCGATAACGGCCTTGTAGGTGTTGATAAGACCTGTCACTTGCTGCGCCGTGACATCCTGACGCGCAAGAAAGGTATGCTCGTAAAGTGGCATAACGGCCTTTCCCTGTTGAACGAAAGTCCGGCGCAGAGCCCCCGTCAAGCCTTGAAAGGCCAGAAGGATCTTAAGCAGAGCAGAGACACGGGAACCACGGCAGCGAAGCCACCTCGAAAGACGACACCCATCGAAACGGACATAAGCGTGCGTTTCTTCAGGGAATAGCCTCCCGGTTCCGTTCAGCCTCAAACCGGACGGTGCGCGCACTATAAGAGAAAGCGAGCGCGGTGCAACACCTTTGCTTGTCGGGCGTTGTCTTCGACATTTCGCACTCCCGGTGCCTGCTGTGGGCGCGAAAATGGCGCGGCGGCGGTTGATCGTGTGCCCTTGACAGCCTGCTTGGAAACGTGTCTCTGGCGCCACGAGCCGTGAACGACTTAACCGCGATCACGCAAAATTTTGTCCGCGATTGACGACGCGAAAACCGCATGACCTTCGCTTTTACATTTCCAGGCCAGGGCAGTCAGACTGTCGGCATGGGCCAGAATCTGGCGCAGAACTTCGCTGTGGCTCGCGCCGTCTTCGATGAGGTCGACGAGGCGCTCGGAGAAAAGCTGTCCGCTCTCATGTGGGAAGGCCCCGAGGCGACGCTGACGCTCACCTTCAACGCGCAACCCGCGCTGATGGCCGTTTCGCTCGCCGCATTCGCCGTTCTGAAGGACGAGTACGGCTGGGAGGCGATCAAGCCCGTCTACGTCGCCGGGCATTCGCTCGGCGAATATTCCGCCCTCGCGGCCGCCGGCGTGTTTTCCGTCGCTGAAGCCGCGCGGCTTCTCAGGTTGCGCGGCACAGCGATGCAGGAAGCCGTGCCGCAAGGGCAGGGTGCGATGCTGGCGCTTCTGGGCGCCGAGATCGAACCCGCGAAGAAGCTCGCGGCCGCCGCTGCCGACGGCGAGGTTTCGCAGGTTGCGAACGACAACGCGCCCGGCCAGATCGTGATTTCAGGCACGAAGGCCGCGATGGATCGCGCCGCGAAGCTTGCGCCCGAATATGGCATTCGCCGCGCCGTTCCGCTGCCCGTCAGCGCGCCTTTCCATTGTGCGCTTATGAGCCCCGCAGCCGACCGCATGGCGACCGCGCTTGCGGCACTCGACCTGAAGGTTCCCGAAGTGCCGGTCGTGACGAACGTTACGGCGGCTCCCGTTTCCGACCCATCTCTGATAAGATCGCTTCTGGTCGAACAGGTCACAGGCGTTGTACGCTGGCGCGAATCGGTGGCGTACATGGTCGACCACGGTGTCGCCACGCTGTTCGAAATCGGCGCGGGCAAGGTTCTGACGGGGCTTGCGAAGCGTATCCGCAGCGAAGCGGATGCGCGTGCGGTGGGCACGGCGGACGACATCAAGTCCTTCGGCGACTGGTTGAAGGCGCGCGGCGAAGGCTGACGGCAAAGCGGGAATGGCCTCTATGTTCGATTTGACTGGGAAATTCGCGCTCGTCACCGGCGCATCTGGCGGCATCGGCGAAGCCGTGGCTGTCGCGCTGCATGCGCAAGGCGCCACGGTGGCGCTGTCGGGCACGCGTCGCGAGAAGCTCGACGAAGTTGCGGGCCGAATCGGCAGCCGCGTGCATGTGCTCCCGTGTGACCTCAAGGACCGCGCGCAGGTCGCCGCGCTTGTCGGCCAGGCGGAAGCCGCCATGGGCCAGCTCGACATTCTGGTAAACAACGCGGGCATCACCAAGGACAACCTGTTCATGCGCATGAAGGACGAGGAGTGGGACGACGTCATCGCCGTCAACCTCACGTCGTCCTTCATTCTTTGCCGCGCGGCGCTCCGCAACATGATGAAGAAGCGTTACGGCCGAATCGTCAACATCGCGTCCATCTCTGGCGTGATCGGCAATCCGGGGCAGGGGAATTATGCGGCGTCCAAGGCGGGCCTCGTCGGTATGACGAAGTCGCTCGCGCGCGAGGTCGCCTCGCGCAACATCACCGCCAACTGCATCGCTCCGGGCTTCATCGAGACGCCGATGACACACGCGCTGAATGAAAAACAGACGGAGGCGATTGCCGCCACGATCCCGGCCGGCGTGTTTGGCAAGCCGGAGGACATCGCCGCCGCTGTGGTGTTTCTGGCAAGCGGGGAAGCCCGCTATATTACCGGAGAAACGCTCCACATAAACGGTGGTATGGTCATGGTCTGAGACCGTGCCAATCACCCGGACAGAAAACTTCTAGGCGCGCAAGTTAAAGATAAGGTGGAAAGTGGGTGGCGATGCCCCAAAAAAGGGCTTCCCCCTCCAAAGCTTCAATGCTACCAGCCACCTCGCGCCCGGGTGCAGTCGAAGTCCGATGTGTTGCGGAATAGAAAGCTACTGTGCTTAATCGAAGTAAAGTTAGGCGCTTGATCACTTGGGGAACCGTGAGGAAAAAATGAGCGATATCTCGGACCGCGTTAAAAAAATCGTCATCGAACATCTTGGCGTCGAAGCCGACAAGGTCACTGAAAATGCCAGCTTCATCGACGATCTCGGCGCGGACAGCCTGGACACGGTCGAACTCGTGATGGCGTTCGAGGAAGAATTCGGTGTGGAAATCCCGGACGATGCCGCTGAGACGATCCAGACCGTCGGCGATGCCATCCGCTTCCTGGAAAGCCATTCCACGAAGGCCTAAGCGGCTCGCAAGAGCGGCGCATGGCGTCCACCGTCGCGGCGGAGGTTTCTGCCTCCAGCCGTTTGACGGTGAAGACGTAGTTTTGCGCGACAGCCTTGATCAGTAAATTCGGAGGGCAAGATGCGGCGGGTCGTTATCACTGGCATCGGGCTGGTTACGCCTGTGGGCACCGGGACGGATCACGCCTGGTCGAACATCCTCGCTGGCAAGAGCGGAGCGCGCCGGGTCACCGACTTCGAGGTTTCGGACCTCGCGTGCCAGATCGGCTGTTTCATTCCGCGCGGCACCGGCGCCGGGGAGTTCAACCCCGATGACTGGATGGAGCCGAAAGAACAGCGGAAGGTCGACGATTTCATCGTCTTCGCCATCTCCGCGGCCGATCAGGCGCTCGCCGACGCAGGCTGGGCGCCCAAGACCGAGGAAGAACAAACCAGCACCGGCGTCCTGATCGGTTCCGGCATCGGCGGCCTCCAGGGCATCGAAGTCGCGTCGAACGTCATTCGCGACAAGGGTCCGCGGCGCATCAGC
Proteins encoded in this region:
- the rplI gene encoding 50S ribosomal protein L9, whose protein sequence is MQVVLLQRIGRLGQMGDVVKVRPGFARNYLLPQGKALRATKENLVRFEKERAQLEAHNLERKQEAEAVAKKLDGQRVIVIRQAGDSGQLYGSVSTRDISDAVTAAGFTVDRGQVLLDHPIKTLGIHEVRVSLHPEVSVKVSVNVARTEEEALRQAKGEDVLHERDEYAADYAAEQAAIAAETLFEGEEAIEQ
- the rpsR gene encoding 30S ribosomal protein S18, translating into MSMQGTSGGARRPFYRRRKTCPFSGENAPVIDYKDVRLLQRFVSERGKIVPSRITAVSAKKQRELAKAIKRARFLGLLPYVLK
- the rpsF gene encoding 30S ribosomal protein S6; this encodes MPLYEHTFLARQDVTAQQVTGLINTYKAVIEENGGKVSKTEYWGLKSTAYKIKKNRRAHYAFFNIDAPHQAVLEMERQMGISTDILRFLTVRVEELDEKPSIQMRKQDERDRERGDRDRGGDRGPRGPRRDFGGGGFRDGGDRGGFSRDGEGGGQRFGARPPRSETAAAGGEE
- the fabD gene encoding ACP S-malonyltransferase, yielding MTFAFTFPGQGSQTVGMGQNLAQNFAVARAVFDEVDEALGEKLSALMWEGPEATLTLTFNAQPALMAVSLAAFAVLKDEYGWEAIKPVYVAGHSLGEYSALAAAGVFSVAEAARLLRLRGTAMQEAVPQGQGAMLALLGAEIEPAKKLAAAAADGEVSQVANDNAPGQIVISGTKAAMDRAAKLAPEYGIRRAVPLPVSAPFHCALMSPAADRMATALAALDLKVPEVPVVTNVTAAPVSDPSLIRSLLVEQVTGVVRWRESVAYMVDHGVATLFEIGAGKVLTGLAKRIRSEADARAVGTADDIKSFGDWLKARGEG
- the fabG gene encoding 3-oxoacyl-[acyl-carrier-protein] reductase; the protein is MFDLTGKFALVTGASGGIGEAVAVALHAQGATVALSGTRREKLDEVAGRIGSRVHVLPCDLKDRAQVAALVGQAEAAMGQLDILVNNAGITKDNLFMRMKDEEWDDVIAVNLTSSFILCRAALRNMMKKRYGRIVNIASISGVIGNPGQGNYAASKAGLVGMTKSLAREVASRNITANCIAPGFIETPMTHALNEKQTEAIAATIPAGVFGKPEDIAAAVVFLASGEARYITGETLHINGGMVMV
- a CDS encoding acyl carrier protein produces the protein MSDISDRVKKIVIEHLGVEADKVTENASFIDDLGADSLDTVELVMAFEEEFGVEIPDDAAETIQTVGDAIRFLESHSTKA